The stretch of DNA GTGTTTCGATACAGTGAGACCTTTCTATCAGAATGGATTCCCTCCCCAAGTTTGTCCTTTCTTTTCTGATGTTACTATCAGGGTACCTCACAGTGCGCTGCCTAGCATCACCCAACCCCGTTCCAAGCCAACTTTGGACACAGGACTGCATCAGGGCTTACAACGGCCCAAAAGCAACGGCATTAGGCCGTATATTTGTCGGTGGAGTGGTTGTTTTCCATGCTGTCATCGTTGTATCATCCTCAGATGCAGGACTAGTGTGCCGCGACACGACCAGGTTGAATGGCGGGCTCTTTGCGTGGAATCTGCATACAGTCTTATGTCTCTTCCTCATCATCTGTGTTGGCGCCCCCTTGCGATTGGCAGCGTACGCCGGACTTGGGAAAAACTTCACCTTCAAACTCGCGGCCCCGAATCAGCTCATTACGACCGGTCTCTATCGCTACGTCCAGCATCCGAGTTACACCGGACTATTGATACTTTTGGTGGCTAATATGGCACTATTTTTCCGTTGGGATGCGTCGGTCTCGTGTGTGTTACCAGCAAGCATGGAGGAAAACTTGGGTGGCAGGGGCTGCGGGGCTTGCGCAGGTGCTCTACTAATAgcgggctggctgacggCGCAGCGAATTAGAGAGGAAGAGGCAATGCTGCGGGAGAAATTTGGTAGCGAGTGGGAGAAGTGGCACCGGTCAACCAAGAGGTTCGTCCCAGGGCTGCTTTGAGGCCACCTTCGTGAACCAGGAGTTGAGTCAGCCTAACAGTGTGGCCCAGGGGGATCGAGACGTAGGCAAATCcaggccagcagcggcagggcccaggggaggggcggcggcaaagcgGCTGCCGTATGGGGGACTTGTGTTGCATACCATCTGCGCCTAGATAGTTGTCCGCGGTGGCCGGTGCTATGAAGTCTGCGTGTTGAGGTCGGGCGCCTGCTTGCGTTGTGCTTTGTCTTTACTGAGGTCAAAGCTCAAACGCTGGTTGAACAGCAGCCTCAATTACAGGGACTCTACGCCATAAAGCAAAACTCTCCTctgtgtacttcgtatagtCACACATATCCACAGCTATTTAATAGGTTTCCGTACATCTGCTCGCAGCAGACCGGCATCCATTTGTCTATGGCTGTTTCTTAGTACATGCCCTCCGCCCCCGACAACCAAGGTAAGGAAGCTAAGCTGGTCTTCTACTGTCTGTGGACGTAGATTTCCGATTCGCTCAGCTGTGATGTTGTTTAGGCTCCACCGAGTCCCGAATGACAAGAATCAACAGCACCTAAATGACTTCAGCTCTCCAATTTCATGTGCGTTTCAAATGTTTAGAGTGCACCACTCTCGCCCAACGGATCCTCGCCTAGAAATTATAAGACTGTTCTATCAAAATGTTTTATACATCAGCGCCACCATTCGCCACGTCGCATGTTTCTGCTAGTTTGGACTGAAACATCCAGTTGAGACGTGTGCTCCAATTTCTGCACTTGGACTACATAACTCATTGGGAACAACATGTGAAACACTGTCACGCCCCGCCGTGTAAGCAGGAAGCTGAGCCACATAAGGAACTGTCTCGACTCGATATTCCTGTTAGCTTGTAGAACTGCTTTTGGCCTACCACGCCAGTTGTCGACTGGATATCTTGGTCGGAATTATGGCGACCTCTATTGATAAAGAAATTAAGAACCTCACAGGCGTTTGGGCACTAGTAAGTGGTATTCTCCATTCGTTCGAACTACACCCTAATCTAATAGACCCCTTCTCCACAGAAGAGGGCATTGTCGGATGATGTTGAGTCAGTTCTCTCCTTGCAAGGCCTTGGATTTCTAGCGAGAAAGGCCGCAATGTTAGCCCCAATGCAAGTAGAAATTAGCCAATACGAAGCGGTACCAGCCCTGGCAAGCAAGGCATCAACAATGGCCACGCACATCGATATCGTTCACAAGATATCGTACTTGGCAGGCACAAAGGAAAGCTATTGCCTTGACAACGAACCTCGTCATCGAAATCACTGGCTTTTCGGAGACCTCGAAACTAGGTGTTCGTGGGTAAGGCTTGACGAGCTTGACGAGCTTGAAGAGCTTGATGCTCACTTCCTCAGGAAGGGCTGGCTGATCGAAGAAGGGGACAGCCTAATTCTAAATAGCACTAAAAGCATAGCCAACGGATGGAAGGCCATGCAGGTTTCTGGGTTCCAAGTAGTGGGTGGTAAGAGGCTGTACTGTGCTTGTGTGGTTGTCAAGAATGGTGAAAGAcgcgcggctgcgcggcTCGTCTATGACCGCGTCTCATAGTGCCAGTCACCTAACATGATGAATACATGTAGCTCCTTCTGATAGCCAGTCTAGTCCCATAGCCACTTCCCGTCCCAGATCACCTGCACGCTTCGCCAAACACTGAAGTATGCAGCCTTTGTGGCGAGAAGAAAAGATCAAGTCGAGATCCACACACATTTGTGCACCACCACAAAACATCCGGCTTCTGCTCCGATCTCGCATCATGGGTAGTCGAGGATGGGGGCGGAGGGTGGACGGGCGGATGTGAGAGACGGGTTCATCTGTGCATTCTTAGCCCGATCTGCTGTCTTGCCATTTACCTTGGTTTCGACCGAGATAGACAAGTGTCGAGGCGTATGCGGTTTGTTCAGTGGTTCGTGTCGCCCGTCGCGATCAATTGGATAAGTGGACAACGATCGTGAAGAACATGCCCTACAAATTAGTTAACACAATCCAAACTTTTTCGCTAATTACTATGTCAGACAATTAAGCCTGCTAGGTCAAATACAAGTTGTAAATATTCTTAATATTCTTACAATCTAGTTGCTACGAATTTATGCACCCTCGATAGAGGGCAGGATTGATCGGATACGGTATGCGTCGATATAGGCCCTTATTCTTACGTATTACATCACCAGTCATGCCTACATAGGAATCCTCTATGCCTGCGTAGTATTTACCTTATTAGGAAACCAACGGCTTAATAGGTATACTTAAAACGAGGGTTATACTCTCCGAGCTCCTCAGTCTCCTCCTCTGTGAGACCCTGTATTCTATGATCCTCCTTGCCAGAAGCCTTCCTCTGGTTTTGGCGGCGAAACCAGGCCCAAAAGGCGAGATAGATAACCGTCGACATGGCCATCAGGGCCATGGAGATGGCATGTCCCTTGACAAACCGGGGGCCATCGGTGGTCGGATATAACTAATGTACTCTATTAGAACATGGCCATTTTCTTTTCTGTTTTGTGAGGGGACCTACAAATGGAGCCGGGATACCGGCAGAATTGCCAATTGTGAGCTGCAGACCAGTCGCAACTGTACGCTTGCCGTAACGAGGATTGTTGCTCGGAAGCCAGGCAAGAGGGACACCGACCACGACATACAGGCCCATGGCAACAAGGAAGCAGCCAAAGTAGCGGACACCCCCCGGAGAATCGCTGACGAGAATGGCGTACCCGGCTGTACAGATGACGCCGAAAATCACAGTGAAGACGGCACGACGCTGGCTCCTGTCCGAGAGCCACGCAACAACGAGGTAGCTGATGGCGCCCAATGCATAGCAAGGAATGGTGAGAGCCTGCACCTGAGCGGCACTCCACTGACCCAGGCCACGGATAATTGTAGGCAAGAAAGTCGAGTACCCATAAAGGATAGCGTCGCCACCAAATTGGCCGACGCAAAAGAGCCAGATCTTCCAATCCTTAAGGCCCTCATATACGTCCTTCTTATGCATCTGGCTCGAAGACTTGGTATGACCAATCTGCTGCCGCATTCGAAGATCGATAAGTTCGCGTTCCTGAATGGTCAGGTACCATGCAGAGTCCGGTGTGTCAGCGAGCCAAAACCAGATGGAGATGCCGAGAATGAAGGTGGGAATGCcctcgaggatgatgatccatcgccagccgcgcAGGCCAGCAACACCGTCCATGTGGCCGATGGCGTAGGCGAGGAGTCCGCCCATGgagccggcgatggcggcggagacgaaGAGGTAACCGATTCGGAGGGCGTATTCGCGCTTCGTGTAGAACATGGTGAGATAAATGGTGAGACCGGGAAAGAGACCGCCTTCGAGagcgccgaggatgatgcgGCACGCGATGAGGCCCCCGTAACTCTGCACGATGCCGGTCAAGGTTGCAACGATTCCCCAGGCCGTGGTGATGAACGAGAGCCATCGCGAGGGTGTAAACTTCTTGATGACCAGGTTGGAAGGCAGTTCGGAGAGAATGTAGGTGACGAAGAGCAGCGACACAGCGATCTGGTACTGGCTTCCCGTCAGACCgaggtcctcctcgaggccgtaCAAGCGCGCGTTGCCGATGTTGACGCGGTCGAGGAAGCTGAGAAGATACAGGAGCATGACGGGCGGGATGATCCACATGTCGAGTTTGCGAAGGAGGGCCTTTTCGGCTGCTGGGTCGATATAGACTTCATCCCGGACGTGCGCATGGCGCTGCTCTTCCATCCCCTTTGCTgtgtgggcgtcgaggccgtccgtcTTTACCGTCATTGTGAAAGCCAGGGGATGATGATTGTGACTCGAAAACCAGAACGGCAGGACTGCAGTGAGAATGAGATTGACAAGGACGAGCGTTAGGTATGGAACAATTTATGGACTTGCACCTCCGCTGCTTCGCTACCCCGGATATCTACAGCGGAGCATCATGGAGTTAGACTCCACATAGATAGAGGGTCTAGGGACCGCTATCCTCTGGTTAGCGCTTATCGGGGTGGGGGGCCGCCGGTCAGTGAGACATTTTGCTAGTAAGAAGCCAGGGACTAAGCTTATaaaaggagggagggggggccggTCGGTATATGAGCCATTGCCGAAGTTGTCCGGTTTTCGTTCTAACGTAGTTCAGTGGTTATGCGTGCCCCGATGACGGAGCCTACTTCGCTTTCACAGATACGGCCAGTTCTAGGAGGACATGCCTTTACACGAAGCATCGGCCATGTTTCGCAGACTGTGCGATCCGTCTGACAGGTCGTCAACATCAGTGCTCAAGAGGTAGCATAGTGCCATGTTACGCAGTGGGGGTTTTGGCCAGCATGAAGGCACTTGTCGCCCGCCGAACCACAGGCTAGAATCAACGGGGGTTCCAAGGCCGCTCGTGTGGCTTGCGGGGTCATGTGCTTCATCGCCACCTCCTTCTCTTCAGATCGCCATGCCGTGTCGCAAGCATTGATTTGACACACATAAGAACAAGGAGTGGCAGGGATATGCAGCAATAGCGGCGGCCGCATAGACGAAGGGCCGTCTCTTTATTGCTAATCGTAGAATCGGAACACCTAGTAGACAAGTAGAGAATATCCCTCTGCCTCGAGCAGGAGGCTAGATATCACCGCTAGCCGAAAAGTACATTCTAGTTTTGGAGAATCAGGTTGCTAGGTTATATACCCATCAACTGGAAAGGATCCTTGAAGAATTCCGAAATATCATCGGTTCCATCGTTCTCATCGCAAGGCCACTAACAAACGTTGGCACTAGCACAGATTCTAGTCTGGTCGTTGCCAGAGAAGATATAGAATGCCGATTATGCATACAAGTTGCGGTCTGGCAGCACCGATGCCATCAAACTGGCTTTACAGCACAGATCAACGGGGTTCAAGCATTTCATGTTGTCGGGGTACCGTGTCAGTCAGCCAAAGCCCATGATGAGCCCGCATTACGAAGGTGGGTTGGGATCCCTTCCTGAGAAAGCCACACTCACGCTCTTGGAGTTGGACACTCGAGGAATGACTGAGTTTGGCACACCAGGTATACATGTAGTGTGAACTGCCACGTGCTGCCTGAACCTGGAAGCGACCCCTTTTTGCCAGGGCACCGCTTTGTCTTCCCTGTTGCAGACAGAAGGGCGACTCGGGTGCAGACGCGCCGACAATCACGAGACCGAACGATTGTTGTAGGCTAGGGACCAGACTAGTCCGTTCGCCATCAATGACACCGAAATGACGATGGGATGTTGTGTCCAAATTGGAACCCCATCACACACCTACGTGTACGAGTGAATGCGAGCAAAAAACAATGCGGGGGCAGGAGTCTAGACTCCGTCGGCTAGAAAAGTCGTTAGCGAAGCGGCGAGAAACGGGGCGTTTCGTCCTGCCAAGCAGCCCCCAAATCCATATAAGTGCAGCCACTTTCTTCCACACTCACTTGTCGCACCTGATTTCcatcgcatcacatcacTTGCTACCTCAAGGCGACAAAGAACATGACTTTGACCACCAAGCGCGGGCTCAGCGTCCACATCTCTCTCTTCATCGCGCCAGAGAACGTGTCCAGATTCTTCGAAGCGTTCAAACCCGTATACGAGAAAACACTGGCCGAGCCGGAGTGTCTGTTCATCGAGGCCTACCTGGCAAGCGATGACCCCGGGCAtatccgcctcgtcgagaaCTGGCACGTAGCGGGCCCTTTCGATAGTTGCATGGCGAAACCCGTGAGCTAATACTTGACTAGGGATGCTTCAGTAGAGTTTCTCAAGGTAATCTGCTTGACACTCAGGCTCTGTCAACGTCCCATGGCGGCTAACATTACGCGTTGAAAGGCAAGATCTGGTAGGGAAGAGTTCAAGGACTATTTTGCATTTATAGAGACGCTTTTTGTGAAGCCGCGCCGTATTGAGGTGTTTAACCGCTTGGACGGCTTCTATGCTGCACGAGAGTAGGAGAAGCGAACCATTGAAGTGTCAACACGAAATAGCACTGGTCCCTTGGAGAGACATTACTGTCTATAACGGTCTCAAGTGCGGTTAAGGCTTTTTTACTTTATCGCTACATAGTCTCCAGCTTGATAGATATATACTATCATTGCGGCAGCTATATATAGGCAGATTGAGGCTGCTCTTACAAAGTGTTCCATTATATAGAAACCCTGCTATCTATGTCTTAAATGAGCATTAGAGTCTTATAGTAGATAGCATATTTAACCTCGAGTATCATCTTCGCTCGCTGATCAAATGCCAAGGACATTCTTGGAGTTAGCGACATCTCATAAGTACTAAGCAGGGTCTTATCAGTCCGTAGTCAATGAAACGTTTCAGGATACTAGTTGCATTGACTGCTGTGTTGTGAAGTTTCCCACACGCTGCTCTATAACCATATCAGAGCCAGTACTGATCGAACTTGACGTCTGGTCGTGTAGCAAGTAGCTCTCGCCCGAAACTGTGTCTAGTCTGCCGTGAATAATGGCCTATCCACATCATATCGCCTTGGCGAAATGCAACGTCATGGCTCGCAGGGGCTCTCTTTAGTTCATCCACGTACGTTGAATTCTCCGCTCAACTCTTTGCTATACATGCACGAAGTGCTATAtgcaccgccggcaccaacGTACTGCGACTACGAATGTGAGTTTCCATCTGTCAGCCGTATTACAGCAAGGTAGTAGTGGACACTTGGCAGCGGTAACGCACGCTTCTGCTCAACTCAACGGACAGATGCCTGGCGGCCAAGCGTCACAGGCGCAGCATTAAAGAGGATGACTGATAAGGAACAAGCTTGCCTCGGGGGCAGTGATGTGAGCACTGAGCAACGCGAGCCCCGTGAGACTTCCATGGCGCGTCGGCTCTAGTACTGCCCCGTGCATATTCCATGCTTGGAAGTGTGAGGCATTAACAAGCTATGCTACACTTTTTTCACCTATTGATGTTGCCAAGTGTTGTTTACTTCGCCATGCTTGGAATCACCAGACCTCATCCCCGCAAGCGCTCGCTCCGAGGATGTAGAAACGCATGCGAGAAGGGTTTTTCCCCCCCTTCAAAATCACAAGCGTCATCGCATGAGCTTCAAGCAGCACGATGATTCAGCATGAGGCTGCCGAAACTTCGTCGCCAACCCCCCTTAGAGC from Purpureocillium takamizusanense chromosome 6, complete sequence encodes:
- a CDS encoding uncharacterized protein (SMCOG1106:major facilitator transporter~EggNog:ENOG503NU7U~TransMembrane:12 (i44-62o82-101i113-130o136-160i172-193o205-227i274-294o314-334i341-360o366-389i401-421o433-454i)~antiSMASH:Cluster_6.1~COG:G); its protein translation is MTVKTDGLDAHTAKGMEEQRHAHVRDEVYIDPAAEKALLRKLDMWIIPPVMLLYLLSFLDRVNIGNARLYGLEEDLGLTGSQYQIAVSLLFVTYILSELPSNLVIKKFTPSRWLSFITTAWGIVATLTGIVQSYGGLIACRIILGALEGGLFPGLTIYLTMFYTKREYALRIGYLFVSAAIAGSMGGLLAYAIGHMDGVAGLRGWRWIIILEGIPTFILGISIWFWLADTPDSAWYLTIQERELIDLRMRQQIGHTKSSSQMHKKDVYEGLKDWKIWLFCVGQFGGDAILYGYSTFLPTIIRGLGQWSAAQVQALTIPCYALGAISYLVVAWLSDRSQRRAVFTVIFGVICTAGYAILVSDSPGGVRYFGCFLVAMGLYVVVGVPLAWLPSNNPRYGKRTVATGLQLTIGNSAGIPAPFLYPTTDGPRFVKGHAISMALMAMSTVIYLAFWAWFRRQNQRKASGKEDHRIQGLTEEETEELGEYNPRFKYTY
- a CDS encoding uncharacterized protein (antiSMASH:Cluster_6.1~EggNog:ENOG503P745), whose product is MTLTTKRGLSVHISLFIAPENVSRFFEAFKPVYEKTLAEPECLFIEAYLASDDPGHIRLVENWDASVEFLKARSGREEFKDYFAFIETLFVKPRRIEVFNRLDGFYAARE